CCTTCATATAACTGCTGGGCAACCATCATCGTTTTCTTTGCCCTGAAATTCAATTTACGAGCCGCTTCCTGCTGCAGGGAAGACGTCGTAAACGGCTGGGAAGGATTACGTCTTCTTTCTCGTTTGTTAACCTTCTCAATGGTGAATTGATCACCTTTTAACTTATTTTGAATCGCTTTTACATCATCTTCGGTTTTAAGCTCTGTCTTTTTCCCGTCAATTCCGTAAAACGCACCTTCGAAGGGCTCTTTATCTTTTAAGAATTCCGCATCAATCGTCCAGTATTCTTCCGGTTTGAAGTTCTTAATTTCATTTTCTCGGTCGACGATGATTTTAACTGCGACTGACTGAACTCTGCCGGCACTGAGGCCCTTTTTAACTTTCTTCCATAAAATCGGGCTGATATTATAACCGACAAGCCGGTCCAATACTCTTCGTGCCTGCTGAGCATCAACTAAATCTGTATCAATCGATCTCGGCTGTTTAAAGGAGTTTTTAATTGCATCTTTTGTAATCTCATTAAATACAACGCGGCAGTCTGACTTATCATCAATTTCAAGACTGTGGGCCAAATGCCAGGCAATCGCTTCCCCTTCGCGGTCGGGGTCGGCTGCGAGATAGACGCGTTTGGCTTTCTTTGCCGCTGCTTTTAATTCTTTTAAAACGGGCCCTTTGCCTCGTATTGTAATATATTTAGGTTCAAATTCATTATCAACATCGACACCCATCTGACTTCTAGGTAAGTCTCTGATGTGTCCTAATGACGCTTTTACTTTGTACTTCTTTCCAAGGTATCGTTCAATCGTTTTTGCTTTAGCAGGTGATTCAACGATTACGAGATAATCTGCCATGTAGTTTCCTCCCATAGAGGTATTTCTGTATTTTTATATATATCACAAATCTTCCCTATTATTAAATAGAATGAAACCGTTTGTCAAACGGAGCTCGATATTTTTGATCAAAATGTATGCCTGAAGAGTCTGATTTATCACTATCTTCTGCAGAATTTTTTATTTTTTCAAACAATAATCCTGGAGGATATCATGACAGCTTTGGACGAGCTTAGCGCCTTGCTGGATAATATGGTGACAGCCTTCACTCGTCTCAAGTCCAATAGGTCCTGGAACCGCATATACATTTTTTCCTTGTTCTAAAGCCTGATCAACTGTAATGAGCGATCCACTTTTCATTCTAGCCTCGATCACGAGAGTTGATTCAGTCAGCGCTGAAATAATTCGGTTTCTTTCAGGAAAATGATATTTCTTCGGTGGACGGTCCGGGGGGTATTCACTTAAGAGCAGCTGGGTTTCTCCTAAGCGTTGAAAAAGCGCGGGATTATTTTTAGGATATGGATAATTAAAACCTGAACCGAGGACGGCAATCGTTGCCCCGCCATGATCAATTGCGAGCTGATGGGCCTGCTGATCGACACCTGCTGCCATGCCGCTGACAATTAAAAAATTTGCTGAAATAAGCGGCGGCAGGAGCTTTTCCATCGTGTAATAAGCATAATCAGATGGCGTACGCGTACCTACCACACTGATGGATAACAGGCGGCTGAGCAGTTCCAGGTTCCCTTTTGCATAAAGAACTAAAGGAGGATCAGGAATCTGGCGCAAAGACAGCGGAAAATCCGGATCCATGATGGTAAGTGCATGAAATTGCCGGCTGTTTTTGTCGAGTTTCTTCATTATATTGTCATTTCTTATATAATCAAGGATTGATTTGGAACGCTTAAAGGGAAGTGAGAGTTTAGAAGAAAGCTTAGAAGGAGTTAACACTGGAAGAGAAGTAAGAAGACTATCATCTTTCATCATCTGCCTTAGCACTGGTCTTGTGACGTAAGGACAGTCGTTTAATGTAATTAATGCTTCTCGTTTCGATATCATTGATCAGCCTCTTTCTTTTTTGGGAATAGGGAAAACCGCGTCCCTGTAGAGACACGGTTTAACCTTTCTATTAGTGAGTTTTACATTTATCAAAAAGGTTTTCTTTCTTAAGTACGTCAATAAGTGTTTCACCCATAACGGAAGGGGTTTCTGCCACTTCAATTCCGCACTCGTTCATAACACGGATCTTCTCATCCGCCGTTCCCTTACCGCCGGAAATAATGGCACCCGCGTGGCCCATACGTTTTCCTGGAGGGGCTGTACGGCCGCCGATAAAGCCTACGACAGGTTTCTTCATGTTGGCTTTCACCCATTCAGCAGCTTCTTCTTCTGCTGTTCCGCCAATCTCACCAATCATAATTACAGCTTCTGTATCGTCATCCTCATTAAACGCTTTTAATACATCAATAAAGTCAGTACCATTGACAGGGTCACCGCCGATACCTACAGCTGTTGACTGGCCAAGACCTGCTTCAGAAAGCTGATGAACTGCTTCATACGTTAATGTACCAGACCGGGACACAACGCCGACATGACCCTTCTTATGGATATATCCAGGCATGATTCCAATCTTACATTCTTCAGGTGTGATAACGCCAGGGCAGTTCGGACCGACAAGACGAGTCTTTTTGCCTTCCATATAACGTTTCACTTTTACCATATCCATTACAGGGATATGCTCTGTAATACAGATCGCAAGCTCAAGTTCTGCATCTGTTGCTTCCAAGATTGCATCAGCAGCAAATGGAGCAGGCACGTAAATAACGGAAGCTGTAGCTCCTGTCTTTTCTACGGCTTCAGAAACTGTGTTAAAGACAGGGATTCCTTCTACTTCTGTCCCGCCTTTACCTGGTGTTACACCACCGACGATTTGAGTACCGTATTCAACCATTTGTTTCGTATGAAATAAAGCTGTTGAACCTGTAATTCCTTGTACGATTACTTTTGTATCTTTATTAATAAATACGCTCATTAGATTCCCCGCCTTTCTACTTCACTAGTTCTACGATTTTTTGTGCGCCATTAGCCATAGAGTCTGCAGATGTAATGTTGAGGCCAGACTCGTCAAGAATTTTCTTACCAGCTTCTACGTTCGTACCTTCTAAACGTACTACAAGCGGTAAGGTTAAACCGATTTGCTTCGTTGCTTCAACAACTCCCTCAGCGATAACGTCACACTTCATAATACCGCCGAAGATGTTAACGAAAATGCCTTTTACATTTTCATCAGATAGAATAATTTTAAAAGCTTCTGTAACTTTCTCTGTCGTTGCGCCGCCCCCTACATCAAGGAAGTTAGCCGGGTCACCGCTATAGTGCTTAATAGTATCCATTGTCGCCATAGCTAGACCTGCACCGTTAACCATGCAGCCGATGTTGCC
This window of the Halobacillus sp. Marseille-Q1614 genome carries:
- the sucD gene encoding succinate--CoA ligase subunit alpha; this translates as MSVFINKDTKVIVQGITGSTALFHTKQMVEYGTQIVGGVTPGKGGTEVEGIPVFNTVSEAVEKTGATASVIYVPAPFAADAILEATDAELELAICITEHIPVMDMVKVKRYMEGKKTRLVGPNCPGVITPEECKIGIMPGYIHKKGHVGVVSRSGTLTYEAVHQLSEAGLGQSTAVGIGGDPVNGTDFIDVLKAFNEDDDTEAVIMIGEIGGTAEEEAAEWVKANMKKPVVGFIGGRTAPPGKRMGHAGAIISGGKGTADEKIRVMNECGIEVAETPSVMGETLIDVLKKENLFDKCKTH
- the dprA gene encoding DNA-processing protein DprA is translated as MISKREALITLNDCPYVTRPVLRQMMKDDSLLTSLPVLTPSKLSSKLSLPFKRSKSILDYIRNDNIMKKLDKNSRQFHALTIMDPDFPLSLRQIPDPPLVLYAKGNLELLSRLLSISVVGTRTPSDYAYYTMEKLLPPLISANFLIVSGMAAGVDQQAHQLAIDHGGATIAVLGSGFNYPYPKNNPALFQRLGETQLLLSEYPPDRPPKKYHFPERNRIISALTESTLVIEARMKSGSLITVDQALEQGKNVYAVPGPIGLETSEGCHHIIQQGAKLVQSCHDILQDYCLKK